One window from the genome of Grus americana isolate bGruAme1 chromosome 2, bGruAme1.mat, whole genome shotgun sequence encodes:
- the SNX16 gene encoding sorting nexin-16: protein MATPYVPVPIPIGGSSSNFTNRNQRSSSFGSISTSSSSSKGQLEDSTIGSFKKMSVPDQIGSTSSVCSSPLVRTKFTGMDTSIEYCTQPVEEVEENTDSRSWEDRPSTPTILGYEVMEERAKFTVYKILVKRSPEESWVVFRRYTDFSRLNDKLKDMFPGFRLALPPKRWFKDNYNPDFLEDRQLGLQAFLQNLVAHKDIANCLAVREFLCLDDPPGPFDSLEESRAFCETLEETNYRLQKELLEKQREVESLKKLLSEKQLHIDAIERRIRDLSLGKMTRQMSGEESECSGEVESSAVEADQGTLGEDSCSDKENHEACWSGSLAESSVPEIEVAEVAYTADEEE from the exons atggcAACACCATACGTTCCTGTTCCTATTCCTATTGGAGGTTCATCATCCAACTTTACAAACAGAAACCAAAGAAGTTCTTCTTTTGGGAGCATCTCGACGAGTTCCAGCTCCTCAAAAGGACAGCTGGAGGACTCTACAATTGGtagttttaaaaagatgagCGTGCCTGACCAGATTGGTTCTACGTCATCTGTGTGTAGTAGTCCACTTGTTAGGACTAAATTTACAGGTATGGATACATCCATAGAATACTGTACTCAGCCCGTAGAAGAAGTAGAGGAGAATACAGATTCCAGGAGCTGGGAAGATCGACCGTCCACGCCTACTATACTGGGTTATGAGGTGATGGAGGAAAGGGCAAAATTCACT GTATACAAAATACTAGTAAAAAGAAGTCCAGAGGAAAGTTGGGTGGTTTTCAGACGGTACACTGACTTCTCCAGGCTTAATGACAAG ctgaaagacaTGTTTCCGGGCTTTCGGTTGGCCCTTCCACCAAAGCGCTGGTTCAAGGATAATTATAATCCTGACTTTTTGGAAGATCGACAGTTGGGACTACAGGCATTCCTTCAGAACCTAGTAGCTCACAAAGATATTGCTAACTG TCTTGCAGTGAGAGAATTTCTTTGTCTGGATGATCCTCCGGGTCCTTTTGACAGTCTAGAAGAGAGCAGG GCTTTCTGTGAAACTCTGGAGGAAACAAATTACCGTCTACAAAAAGAACTGCTTGAAAAACAAAGGGAGGTTGAATCGCTGAAGAAATTGTTAAGTGAAAAGCAACTTCATATAGATGCTATTGAAAGAAGAATTAG GGATTTATCTTTAGGAAAAATGACTCGTCAAATGTCAGGAGAAGAAAGTGAGTGCAGTGGTGAGGTGGAGTCTTCTGCAGTAGAAGCAGACCAGGGTACTCTGGGTGAGGACAGCTG CTCAGATAAAGAGAACCATGAGGCATGCTGGAGTGGCTCTTTGGCTGAAAGTTCTGTGCCAGAAATTGAAGTCGCTGAAGTAGCATATACTGCTGATGAAGAAGAATAG